Proteins from a single region of Candidatus Cetobacterium colombiensis:
- a CDS encoding sensor histidine kinase has translation MITLSKTLRKTYVQLICFFTIVLMISLSITGKYLINSSKRELRNAMAFLKYELLEEVSSKSMKIFTDDLVNKLFRIENPNLEDLEIRIEYKNHVYSENISKRLLNAAVENTVTNVKLYDYMILKNELINKDGDIFTVVLVKNLKKEKTYFLDIVYIFASGLAICIIISSIAFSRVLKKIKKELTVIETINSNVTLENLKVIKPTSYFKEFDNILDSYEEMLTRLDIQNRKQIEFVHNSSHELKTPLFIIGGYIDMIKRWGKKDPEIFDEALTSIEEETKNMNILIEKLLFIAKESEIKSEQQDIELSEIVLECISNLKRQYPKSNIEFTPEYTIVKSDEALVKLLIKNLLENAIKYGRDELIEVKIESDDELEEAILTIEDNGIGMTPTELEHIYDRFFRANKSRSKEIHGHGLGMSIVKRILTLLNLDIKISSTPDVGTTVKVFFKL, from the coding sequence TTGATTACTCTTTCAAAGACACTTAGGAAAACTTATGTTCAATTAATCTGTTTTTTTACAATAGTTTTAATGATTTCACTTTCAATAACTGGAAAATATTTAATAAATTCATCTAAAAGAGAGTTAAGAAATGCTATGGCATTTTTAAAATATGAACTTTTAGAAGAAGTAAGTTCAAAAAGTATGAAAATATTTACAGATGATTTAGTAAATAAATTATTTAGAATAGAAAATCCAAATCTTGAAGATTTAGAAATAAGAATTGAATATAAAAATCATGTTTATAGTGAAAATATTAGTAAACGTCTTTTAAACGCAGCTGTGGAAAATACTGTGACAAATGTCAAATTATATGATTATATGATTTTAAAAAATGAATTAATAAATAAAGATGGAGATATTTTTACAGTTGTTTTAGTAAAAAATCTTAAAAAGGAAAAAACTTACTTTTTAGATATAGTTTATATCTTTGCATCTGGATTGGCAATCTGTATAATTATATCATCCATAGCTTTTTCTAGAGTTTTGAAAAAGATTAAGAAAGAACTTACAGTAATAGAAACTATAAACTCAAATGTAACACTAGAGAATTTAAAAGTTATTAAACCGACAAGCTATTTTAAAGAGTTTGATAATATCTTAGATTCTTATGAAGAGATGTTAACAAGATTGGATATCCAAAATAGAAAGCAAATTGAGTTTGTGCACAATTCATCACATGAGTTAAAAACACCACTTTTTATAATAGGAGGTTATATTGACATGATTAAACGTTGGGGAAAAAAAGACCCAGAGATTTTTGATGAAGCACTTACATCTATAGAGGAAGAAACTAAAAATATGAATATACTAATTGAGAAGTTACTTTTTATAGCTAAAGAATCAGAAATAAAAAGTGAACAACAAGATATAGAACTATCAGAGATTGTTTTAGAGTGTATTTCAAACTTAAAAAGACAATATCCTAAATCAAATATTGAATTTACACCAGAATATACAATTGTAAAATCTGATGAAGCTTTAGTTAAGCTGTTAATAAAAAATTTATTGGAAAATGCAATAAAATATGGTAGAGATGAGCTAATCGAAGTTAAAATAGAAAGTGATGATGAGTTGGAAGAAGCTATTTTGACAATAGAGGACAATGGAATTGGAATGACACCAACTGAATTAGAGCATATATATGATAGATTTTTTAGAGCAAATAAATCTCGTAGTAAAGAGATACATGGTCATGGACTGGGGATGTCCATTGTAAAAAGAATTTTAACGCTTTTAAATTTAGATATAAAAATATCAAGTACACCAGACGTGGGGACGACTGTAAAAGTATTTTTTAAACTTTAA
- a CDS encoding ArnT family glycosyltransferase produces the protein MFKDKKLLSILGLSFISFFSTIWIRKADLMESRNFITAREIVTNNEWFVTTLNGQYRFEKPPLPTWLTAIIMKLTNNFSDEWLLRIPVALASVLLIYFIYKFVQHISKNDNLAFLSSFVATTTFMLTKVGSENAWDAYPYIFMFGSITYLVKSLNSKKNIHTILGGLFLAASLLSKGPVALYGMLLPFIVAYIVIYGLEEIKTNKVRIGMYFLIGLALASIWPVAMMLKNKELFLSVMNKEKDTWSSKHVKGFFFYANYFIFMGSWIFFSVAAIFRKWNLKDKGEHKLFKFGILWTILTFILLSLVKMKKERYGFPMYIVSSIPLGIILNYYLNNNWNTLKKFDRVLFYVQSVFISIVCVGSIGIILWKRPAYYYLIVPFIALMIYMFRKSKIDKDIFKKKIVYLSGFLLVLVNCNLTWIIERDIRGKGSERLKPLETLQTVKKGYKIYSKDFGIQDVWSVGQLIHTLDENTTLPEAFYILSSSSNLDLKNDYKIQSKETYSRFKDDKDLIYLYKVTNEDE, from the coding sequence ATGTTTAAAGACAAAAAACTTTTGTCTATATTGGGATTAAGCTTTATTTCTTTTTTTAGCACAATTTGGATTAGAAAAGCAGATTTAATGGAATCACGTAACTTTATTACAGCAAGAGAGATAGTGACAAATAATGAATGGTTTGTAACAACACTAAATGGGCAATACAGATTTGAAAAACCACCTTTACCAACATGGCTTACAGCGATTATAATGAAACTAACAAATAACTTTTCAGATGAGTGGTTATTGAGAATACCCGTTGCTTTAGCTTCAGTTTTGTTAATTTATTTTATTTATAAATTTGTTCAACATATATCTAAAAATGATAACTTAGCATTTTTATCATCTTTTGTTGCAACAACAACATTTATGTTAACAAAAGTTGGATCAGAAAATGCATGGGATGCATATCCATATATCTTTATGTTTGGATCTATAACTTATCTTGTAAAAAGTTTAAATTCTAAAAAAAATATTCATACTATATTAGGTGGACTTTTCTTAGCAGCATCCCTATTAAGTAAAGGACCAGTAGCTCTTTACGGAATGTTATTGCCATTTATAGTAGCATATATTGTAATTTATGGTTTAGAAGAAATAAAAACTAATAAAGTTAGAATAGGAATGTATTTCCTAATAGGTCTTGCACTTGCTTCTATTTGGCCAGTTGCAATGATGCTTAAAAATAAAGAGTTATTTTTATCAGTTATGAACAAAGAAAAGGATACTTGGTCAAGTAAGCACGTTAAAGGATTCTTTTTCTACGCAAATTATTTTATATTTATGGGAAGTTGGATTTTTTTCTCAGTTGCAGCTATTTTTAGAAAATGGAATTTAAAAGATAAAGGTGAGCATAAGTTATTTAAATTTGGAATTCTTTGGACAATTTTAACATTTATATTATTATCATTAGTAAAAATGAAAAAAGAAAGATATGGATTCCCAATGTATATAGTATCTTCAATTCCTTTAGGTATTATATTAAACTATTATCTTAATAATAATTGGAATACACTTAAAAAGTTTGATAGAGTATTATTTTATGTTCAGTCAGTTTTTATATCAATAGTATGTGTAGGAAGTATTGGAATTATTCTTTGGAAAAGACCAGCTTACTACTATTTAATAGTTCCTTTTATAGCTTTAATGATTTATATGTTTAGAAAAAGCAAAATAGATAAAGATATATTTAAAAAGAAAATTGTTTATCTAAGTGGGTTCCTTCTAGTTTTAGTTAATTGTAATCTAACTTGGATAATAGAAAGAGACATAAGAGGAAAAGGAAGTGAGCGTCTAAAGCCTCTTGAGACACTTCAAACAGTAAAAAAAGGTTATAAAATATATTCAAAAGATTTTGGAATTCAAGATGTATGGAGTGTAGGACAGCTAATACATACTTTAGATGAAAATACAACTCTTCCAGAAGCTTTTTATATACTTTCAAGTAGTTCAAATTTAGATTTAAAAAATGATTATAAAATACAATCTAAAGAAACATATAGTAGATTTAAGGATGATAAAGATTTAATATATTTATATAAAGTAACTAATGAAGATGAATAA
- a CDS encoding GNAT family N-acetyltransferase, producing the protein MIICKKFNELTVEELYEILKLRSEIFVVEQKCVYNDIDGKDTTSIHVMLKENGKIKAYLRVLQPGVSYEDASLGRVLVAENARKKGFAKLIVEAGVNYIIENFKTKDITIGAQEYLQNFYNEMGFKAISEVYLDDGIPHLDMKYSK; encoded by the coding sequence ATGATTATATGTAAAAAATTTAATGAATTAACAGTTGAAGAACTTTATGAAATTTTAAAATTAAGATCTGAAATTTTTGTAGTAGAACAAAAATGTGTTTATAATGATATTGATGGTAAAGATACCACTTCTATCCATGTGATGTTAAAAGAAAATGGAAAAATAAAAGCTTATCTAAGAGTTTTACAACCTGGTGTTTCTTATGAAGATGCATCTTTAGGAAGAGTTTTAGTAGCAGAAAATGCTAGAAAAAAAGGATTTGCTAAACTTATTGTTGAAGCAGGAGTAAACTACATTATTGAAAACTTTAAAACTAAAGATATTACAATTGGAGCTCAAGAATATCTTCAAAATTTTTATAATGAAATGGGATTTAAAGCTATTTCAGAAGTTTATTTGGATGATGGGATTCCACATTTAGATATGAAATACTCTAAGTAG
- the ilvD gene encoding dihydroxy-acid dehydratase yields the protein MRSEVVTKGLTRAPHRSLFYSMGLTDKEINLPKIGIVNSYNEIVPGHVHLKELVEEVKAGIYMSGGVPMEFNTIAVCDGIAMGHEGMNNSLPTREIIADSIEATAYAMPFDALVFMPSCDKVVPGMLMAAVRLNLPSIFISGGPMLAGKFQGKKIGISDLFEYVGKVQSGEMSLEELNKAEHEVCKTCGSCSGMYTANTMNCLTEALGIALPGNGTIPSVYSERKRLAKETGMQVMELLKKNVKAKDIINEESLYNSVLVDMALGGSTNTALHLPAIAFECGVNLNLDLFDEVSKKTKQIVKLSPASSYFIEDFNEAGGVSGVLKVLKENNLLRSSETVNLKDILDMAEKGEILDNNIIRDFNNPYFKSGGISILKGNLALKGAVVKSGAVHPDMLVHKGPAKVFNSEELATEAILNGDIKKGDVIVIRYEGPKGGPGMREMLSPTGALAGMGLDMYCALITDGRFSGGSRGAAIGHISPEALEGGVIAYVKNGDLIEIDIPNKKLELLVSKDELDSRKKNTTLLKKDVKNRMLQKYMKLVSDSSEGAVMR from the coding sequence ATGAGAAGTGAGGTTGTAACAAAGGGGTTAACGAGAGCACCACATAGATCACTATTTTATTCCATGGGGCTAACTGATAAAGAGATAAATTTACCAAAGATAGGTATAGTAAACTCATATAATGAAATTGTACCAGGACATGTACATTTAAAAGAACTTGTAGAAGAGGTAAAAGCTGGAATTTATATGAGTGGGGGAGTTCCAATGGAATTTAATACAATTGCTGTATGTGATGGAATTGCAATGGGACATGAAGGAATGAACAACTCTCTTCCAACTAGAGAAATAATTGCTGACTCAATAGAAGCAACAGCCTATGCCATGCCATTTGATGCATTGGTATTTATGCCAAGTTGTGACAAAGTTGTACCTGGGATGTTAATGGCAGCAGTGAGATTAAATCTTCCATCTATTTTTATAAGTGGTGGACCAATGTTAGCAGGGAAATTTCAAGGAAAAAAAATAGGAATTTCAGATCTTTTTGAATATGTAGGAAAAGTTCAAAGTGGAGAGATGAGCTTAGAGGAATTAAACAAGGCAGAACATGAAGTTTGTAAAACTTGTGGATCATGTTCAGGAATGTATACAGCAAATACAATGAACTGTTTAACCGAAGCTTTGGGAATTGCTTTGCCAGGAAATGGAACTATTCCAAGTGTATATTCAGAAAGAAAAAGATTGGCAAAAGAAACAGGAATGCAAGTTATGGAACTTCTAAAGAAAAATGTAAAAGCTAAAGATATTATAAATGAAGAGAGTTTATATAATTCCGTTCTTGTGGATATGGCTTTAGGTGGATCAACAAATACAGCTTTACATCTTCCTGCAATAGCTTTTGAGTGTGGAGTTAATTTAAACTTAGACCTATTTGATGAAGTTTCTAAGAAAACAAAACAAATAGTGAAATTATCTCCTGCAAGTTCATATTTTATAGAAGATTTTAATGAAGCTGGAGGAGTAAGTGGAGTTTTAAAAGTATTAAAGGAAAATAATCTTTTAAGATCTAGTGAAACAGTAAATTTAAAAGATATTTTAGATATGGCTGAAAAAGGTGAAATTTTAGATAACAATATAATTAGAGATTTTAACAATCCATATTTTAAAAGTGGAGGAATCTCAATACTAAAAGGAAACTTAGCACTAAAAGGAGCAGTTGTAAAATCAGGAGCTGTTCATCCAGATATGTTAGTTCATAAGGGACCGGCAAAAGTTTTTAATTCAGAGGAATTAGCAACAGAGGCTATTTTAAATGGAGATATAAAAAAAGGTGATGTAATTGTAATTAGATATGAGGGACCAAAAGGTGGCCCTGGTATGAGAGAGATGCTTTCACCTACAGGAGCACTTGCTGGTATGGGGTTAGATATGTATTGTGCTTTAATAACAGATGGAAGATTTTCTGGAGGATCTAGGGGAGCAGCAATTGGACATATTTCACCAGAGGCTTTAGAAGGTGGAGTGATTGCCTATGTAAAAAATGGAGATTTAATAGAGATAGATATACCTAATAAAAAACTTGAGCTATTAGTTTCAAAAGATGAATTAGATTCTAGAAAAAAGAATACGACTCTTTTGAAAAAAGATGTAAAAAATAGAATGTTACAAAAATATATGAAATTGGTTTCAGATTCATCAGAGGGAGCAGTTATGAGATAG